A stretch of DNA from Deltaproteobacteria bacterium:
TCTATCTCCGGCTCGACGACGGGACCTGGGGCTGGCAGGCCGAAAGCCCCTTTGACGCCATCATCGTGACGGCCGCTTCTCCCCGCATCCCACCGCCCCTTCTCGAGCAGCTTCAGGACCCTGGCATCATGGTCATCCCCGTAGGTGACGAGTACTCACAGTCACTCATAACGGTAAGACGAATCCATGGTCAGATCATCCAGGAGGAGATGGAAGGTGTCAGATTCGTGAAACTCATCGGAGACCACGGATGGAAGGAGCAAAAAGACGGATAGGGGTCATTGGAGCAGGCATCTGCCCGCCTGAGATCGCAGATATCGCCCGCCATGTAGGAGAACTCATCGCCAGCAGGGGCGGCATCCTTTACTGCGGCGGACTCGGAGGCGTGATGGAGGCCGCGGCCCGCGGGGCATCAGAGGCCGGCGGGCTCACCGTGGGCATCCTTCCGGGATCCAAGGCCTCGGACGCAAATCCCTTCATCACCGTTCCGGTCGTCACAGGCATGGGACATGCGCGAAACGTCATACTCGTCCGGTCCTCAGAGGCCATCATCGCCCTGCCTGGCTCACACGGGACGCTCTCCGAGATCGCCCTTGCCCTCAAGATGTGGAAGCCGGTCGTGGGGCTCGGGGCATGGGAAGACCTGCCAGGCGTTTATGTGGCAAAAGACCCGGAGGATGCAGTGGAGCAGGCATTTTCCTTCGTGGATCGGCCCTGAAGGATCTCCAGATTTCCCGGCCGATCCAGTTGAGGTCCTAAACGCCACAATGGATGACGACGGCATTCTTCATCAGGAACCCCTGGCGAGTATGGCAGCGCCCATGGCTCCTGTAAAATCCGGGGCCTCTGGAACGAAGAGCCCGCAACCGAGCTCCTGGGCAAGAATTTGTACGACAGCCTTGTTTCGAGCCACCCCGCCGCAAAAAACCGCCTTTTCCCTCAGCCCCACCCGTCTGATCATGGAGGAGACGCGATGGACCACTGAGACGACGACCGCACGGGCCACGTCCTCCGGGGCCTCGCCACGCGCGCGGAGGGCCACGACCTCGGTCTCTGCGAATACCGTACACATACTCGAGATATAGAGGCGATTACACCCCGAAAGCGCAAGATCGCCAAACTCCCCGATCCGGCACGCAAGGGCCTGGGCCATCACCTCGAAAAAACGCCCGGTCCCTGCAGAACACCGGTCGTTCATCTCGAAGGCCACAACCCTTCCCTGTTCGTCCAGGGAGATCACCTTGGTGTCCTGGCCTCCGATGTCAAGGATCGTCCTCGCCTCCGGAACGAGATGATGCACCCCTGTCGCGTGCGCCTTGATCTCGGTCACGTGCCCCATGCCGAATTCGCGGGCCACGAGGTGGCGCCCATAACCTGTGACCAGGATCCTATCGTATTCCGTCTCACTGAGTAGTTCCCGGACCTGCTCGAGATAGTCGAATGAGGTCTCGGAACGCCTCGTGAAAACGGGCCTGTTCTCGTCCAGCACCACAAGTTCGATGGTGCGTGAACCGATGTCGAGCCCTGCAGTTATCATTCCTCTCCAATGGTCTCCAGGAACGCCTCGACACGGGTCTTAAGTGGCTCCATGTCTTCAAGGGAATAACCAGTATCGATCCTGAGAAAGGGGATACCCTCGGCGGCAAGGCGATCTTCCACCTTTTTAGACTCGATGGCATAGGGCTGGCAAAACTGGAGGGCGTAGTGGATGACCCCGTCGGCATGGAGCTCTCTGGCCATCCGGACGATGTTATCAAGCCTTTCCGGATTGGGCGTGAAGGTCGCACAATCAATCTTGAGATACCTATCGCACAGGGCATCGAGCATCCCGTCCACGGTCTCTGCCTCCTCTGAGACGAGGTCCCTGGTATGACGCGCCCCGACACAGCTCTCCTCCCCCACGATAACCGCGCCTGAGCTCTCAATCACATAGGGGAGTTTCCAGTTAGGTACGGCCATGGGGCATCCTGAGAGCAGGATCCGCTTCGTGCGCGGGGGAACGACCCCCTCTCCCTTTTGCACCCTCTCCTCCAGTTCGGAGCAAAGACGCTCGACGGTCTCAGTGAACCGGACAGGGTCGTCGTAAAAGGCGACCTGGTTGATGAGAAGGGCATCTCTGCCGCTGATGGGAGCGGGCTCAGCGGCCCGGAGGGCGGCGAGCCGATTGAGGGCCCTGCGCCTTCGGTTCACGAGCTTAATTGCGTTGCGGAGTTTTCCAGGCTCAAGCCCCTTTCCGGTGAGATCTTCGATGGCCTTGCGGAGTCTATCCATCTCGGTCCGAAAAAGTGCGCGCGCAGCAGCACTCTTGCTCTGGGGGACCTCCATCACGTAGGTGGGCTGAAATTCACCGAAGAGTTCATAAGCCTTCTTCTTCCCATCGCACGTGGTCTCTCCGATCACGAGATCGCACGAGGATGTGTAGGGGCAGAGACGGGCGAGGCGGAACCCGAAGAAGGACTTGATGAGAGGGCACGTGTTACGGGGCAGATAACGCTCTGCAGCATCGAATCCAGCCTCAGCCCCGGCGCAGAGCCCAATGCAGACCCCGTCGAGAGCAAGGATCAGCTCCTCGGGGACGAAGACACAAAAGAGACCTATGACCTTGCGTCCAGCAGACTTGGCCTCCTGGATCTCCCGGATACGTAGCCCATGGACCTCTCTCATGACGAAATCGAGGTACTCCATGCCCTTGAGCCTACCTGACTGGGAGAGATAAATGTCGTTGTAAAAACGTCCGAGTACCGTCAAAAGTGCCTCGTGGGCGCTGAGATCGAGGTCCAGTGCCTTCCACATGGCCTCGTGTGTCTTATTCATGCGAGGACTCCCCCTTCCAGAGCATCTCCCCGGCCCTGACCGGGACCGCCAAGACGTTTCCGGGCGGGGGAAGCGGGCAAAGATACCTTGCTGGATCATAGGCGCAGTAAGGATTGTAAGCGAAATTGAAGTCGATAATGTAAAGCCCGTCCCCAGCTGGTTCGAGATCCACGTAGCGGCCTGTTCCGTAAGTCTCCCGCCCGGATGTTCCGTCCCGGAAGATGACCATAGGGCGATCGTTTCCCTTCTGCCATACCTCGAATTCCACAGGCGTACCGTCAAGCGTAAAGGCGATGTCTCCTAAAGATACGAGCTTTTCAGCGTCCCCGGCGTGGCCGGCTGCGACGACATGCCTCGGTTTTTCGGCGGGCTTGAGCCGCCCGATGACCCTATACCGCGGATCCGGGGGGAAGTACTCAAGCCCCGTGAAGGAATCCCGCTTCGCGGCGGGGATGGGAGAGCGTTCGCTCTCCCGGAAGAATGTGTCTTTCTGGTGCCGGTACTCGATGACCTGTTCGCGATAGGAATCAGGATCCACGGACAGAGGGGCAAAAGATGCGCTTGGGGCACAACCAGCAAGGGCTCCAGACAAACAAAATGGAATCAGACGAGACATGAATCGAGAATAGGCCGTCATTAGTGCGCCTTCTACTTGATGAGCCCGACGGAGAGGTTGAGTGTGTATTCAACGAGGAACCACGATGCCGGCTCGTCGAAACCCGTTCGACGTTCCGCGTAGCTTCCGGGCCAGAACCATCCGCCCTGAACGGAAAAGGAATTCTGCTTGTCGTGGCGGTATTTCACCTCACATTCGAGGACGTTACCCACGTCGTCACCCAGAGCTCCGGTGTTCGTCAAGGACCTCCACTTGTCTGCCTTTTCGTTCAGCTTGTAGTCGTGATAATGAAATTCGATGACCAGGCCGTCATGCGGGAAGAGTTCGAGACTCGCCTGACGGTCGTCGAAATTCGTGAAGCTGAACATGTTGTATTCCTGGCCATAAGCCGCGCCCCATACACCAAAGGCCGTTCCATAACGCTCGTAGTCGGCTGTATCTGGATCATCCCCTGAACTTGACGTATAGCCGATGCTGAACCGGGGTCGGGCTGGAATCGTCTTGAAGTTGTAGCCTACGCGCCCGTTTAAGTGATATGCGTCTATGTCGCTCGTGCCGTAGTCGCCGAACTCCTTCACATAGGTCACATCGTAGTCAAAACCGTAAAGATCCCTGCCGTACGACCTGGCGCCGTAATAGAAATCGTCCAGGTCCCCCCATGCACTGGTCGAAGACACCCGGTAATCATCATGATCGTCCCTCTTGGAAAGGAAAAACGGCTCTAAGGCAATGTACGGCATGCCTTTCGGAAGCTGGAAATGGGAATAGATGCCTGCTCCTTCGTACCAGTGCCGCCTCGTGAGGCTGAAATACTTCTCTTCCTGGTACGAAGTCTGGCCGTAGAACATGTCCACAAAACCGTTCTCGAACCTCTTGGAAAAAAGGACCGCATCCCACAGATATGGCCCTACGTTTACCCAGTCGCAGAGCCCGAGGACACGGAAATCCCCGTAATCGAGGCGCTGCCTGCCGATCTTCAGGTTGATGTTCTGGTTGAGGATGTTTTTGAACTCCACGAATCCAAGATAGAGCTCCGGATCCTCCTCATATCTGCTCGTCCTGCTTTTGTAAAAAAGGGCTTCACTATCCAAATCCCATGCCTCTGCGTCCACGCCCCACAGAGAGACATTCAGGAATCTATCATTCGTAGATTGCAAAAACAAATTGAATTAATCGATAGATAAGAAAAATATAATAGAGATCACCTATCGTTATCCTTCTTTCTCTCCAGAGACCTAAGAAGGGCATCCCGGGTGGCGGAGGGCACATCGGATGCAAGAAACTCCCGGACAGGACCGGAAAAGAGGACCTTTCCCCCTTGCCGTCCCCCTTGGGGTCCGAGGTCGATGATCCAGTCCGCCGCCTTCATGACATCCAGGTTGTGTTCGATGACCACCACGCTGTTTCCCGCATCCACGAGCCTTGAGAGGTGGTCCACGAGCCGGGCCACATCCCGGCGGTGGAGCCCTGTGGTGGGCTCGTCAAGGAGATAGAGGGTCATGCCCCTGCCCGGGTGGGCGAGTTCACGGACGATCTTGAGACGCTGGGCCTCGCCTCCAGATAGCGTCGGACTCGGCTGGCCGAGGGTGAGATAGCCGAGCCCTAGTTCGCAGACTAAGGAAATGGTCCTGAAAAGGAAGGGGACAGGCGAGAAGAAATTCCGTGCCTCCTCGAAGGTCATTTCGAGGATCTGGGAGATGTCCTTCCCCCGCCAGGCGATCTCGAGTGTGGCAGGCTCATAGCGCCGCCCTCCACATTCGTCACAGGTGATGTAGACGTCCGGCAGGAAACCGAGGCTTATCTTTTGGCTTCCCTGCCCGGCGCAGGCCGGGCACCTACCCTCTTCCGTGTTGAAGGAAAATCGGGATGGCCCGAACCCCCGCCCACGTGCCGCAGGGACCTGGGCAAAGAGCTCCCGGATGGCCCCAAGAATGCCTACGTAGGTGGCAGGGCAAGACCTGGGGGTCCGGCCTATGGGACTGTGGTCCACTACGGCGAGACGTGAGACCGCATCCACTCCTTCAGCGACTTCACACCGAACCGGAGGGGAGGTTGGGCTGCCGATCCTGGCCTCGACAGTCGGGGCCAGGATCCTGGAAACAAGGGTGGATTTTCCCGAGCCCGAGACACCGGTTACGCAGACAAAGACACCCAGGGGGATGGAAAGGTCCATCCTTGAGATGTTGTTGCAGGAGGCGCCCCGCAGGTGAATCCATGAGGAAGGTCCTCTCACCCGCTCCCTGAGCCTTCCGAGGGCCGGATCAGCAAAGGCCCTTCCGGTCTCGGAGGCGGGGTTTGCCAGGATCTCGGCATAGGTCCCCTGGGCCACCACGTACCCCCCACCCGTTCCTCCTCCGGGTCCTAGATCCACAATCCAGTCCGCCTCCCGAATGGTCTCTTCATCGTGCTCCACCACGAGCACTGTATTGCCCCTGTCGCAAAGGGTGCGGAGAGAGTCGAGGAGCCTCCGGTTGTCCCGGGGATGGAGCCCGATGGTGGGCTCGTCGAGGACGATCGTAAGCCCCGTGAGCCCGGAGCCGATCTGGGCCGCAAGCCGGATCCTCTGGGCCTCGCCTCCGGAGAGGGTATCCCCGGCCCTATCCAGGGAGAGATACCCGAGACCGACGTTAGAGAGGAATCCAAGGCGGGAGATGGCCGCGCTCACCAAGGGTGCGGCTGCCTCATCCAGCCGGCGCGGCCAGGGCCGTTCCTCCAGCCAACCTTCGAGGACCTTAAGCGCCTCATCCACCTCAAGGGCGCAGAACTCGGCGATCCCCTGGCCTGCGATCCGCCAGACCCGGGCCTCAGGGGCAAGGCGTGTCCCGGAGCACTCGGGGCAGACCTCTTCTGTTTCCGGGTCCATGCCCATGCCGGCGCACCTGGGGCAGGCCCCTGCCTTAGTGTTAAAGGAAAAAAGCAGGGGATCGGGTTCGGGCAAGCCTATGCGGCACTCCGGGCAGGACCAGCGCCTGCTGACAAAGGACTCCCTCCCGTCCGCCTCAATGATGATCACGTCCCCGTCTCCGGCAGCCATGGCCCGTCTGGCCAGGGACTCGGGAGGGTCGTTTCGGGCGATGTCAGTCATCACCCATTCAATGGTGTGCTCCCCGAAGCGCGACAGACGGGGGATGGGTGGAATACGGTACATCTCACCGTCGATCCTAACCCGCCTCACCCCTGCCCTGAGGGCTGCGTCGAGCTCAGGCTGGTGCCAGCCTTTGCGTCTCCTGACGCGCGGGGCAAGCAGGATCGCCCCCCGGTTTCTGAGGGCGGAAACAAGCTCCTGGACAAGTATCTCCTCGTCCATGGATGCCATCTGCCGCCCGCATGAAGGGCAGACCGGACTGGAGACCCGGGCATAGAGGAGCCTCAGGTAATGAGCGATCTCGGTCAGCGTGGCCACCGTGGACTTAGGTCCGGCCGCACTCGTCCTCTGTTCGATGGCGACCGTGGGCGTGAGTCCCTGGATCCGGTCCACGTCCGGCCTTTCGTAAAGACGGATGAACTGGCGCATGTAGGAGGAAAGGCCCTCTACGTAACGCCGCTGGCCCTCGGCAAAGACGATGTCAAAGGCAAGCGAGGATTTCCCGGACCCGGAGACACCCGTCACCACGACGAAACGCCCTTTGGGGATGGAGACAGTGATGTCCTTCAGGTTGTGATGCCGGGCGCCTTGGATGAGGATCCGGTCCTCCACAGGGGAAACCGCAGAAGCGGAAGGTGCCTCCGGTTCAACATGGCCTTTGCGGAGAACTGCCCCGGTGAGGGAAGCCGGACACGCGGAAAGCCCTTCAGGAGGCCCTTCATAGACCACCCTTCCGCCCTGGTCTCCTCCCCCGGGTCCGAGATCAATGACCCAGTCCGAGGCCATTACCACGGAGAGGTCGTGTTCCACCGCGACTACTGTACCGCCCGAGTGGGTGATGCGCCTCATGGCCTGGACGACCAGGTCGGTCTCCTGGCAAGAGAGACCCCGGCTCGGCTCGTCAAGGATGAAAAGATCGTCCTTTTTGATGCCTTTTGCGAGAAACCTGGCGAGTTTAAGTCGCTGGGCCTCCCCACCGGAGAGGGTGTTCACTGGCTGGCCGAGGCGCAGGTGCCCGAGTCCGAGGTCTATAGCCACACCAAGGGGCCATGAGATCCCGGAAAGATGGGAGAACCTCTCTGCGGCCTCATCTATGGTGAGCTCGAGTATGTCGTGGATCGTGAGCCCTTCCCAACGGACCGAGAGGACCTTGCGGGAAAATCTCGTCCCATGACAGACCGGACACGGCAGCGTGATGTCAGGAAGGAACTGCATCTCGATCACCTCGCTCCCCTGCCCCTTGCACGCCTCGCACCTGCCTGCCGCGCTGTTGAACGAGAAGGCGCCGGGGCCGAGCCCGAGACCCCGCGCCTCCCTGGTCTCAGCAAGGAGCCTTCGGATGCCGTCAAGGGCATGGAGATACGAGGCTGGGCAGGCCCTGGGGGTGCGTCCCAGCGGGCTCTGGTCAACGAGGACCACGTCCCGGACGTATTCAACCCCGATAATCGAGTCGAAAGGACCAGGGGGTTCGGTGGGGACACCCTTGGCCCTGAGGAGGGCCCGGTACAGAACCCCCTCCACAAGGGTGGATTTCCCAGAGCCTGAGACCCCAGTCACAGTCGTGATGCGGTTGACAGGAAAGGAGACATGGATGCCAGCCAGATTGTTGGCCCTGACCCCGCAAAGACTGATCCGGCGGGAAGAGGGGGGCCGTCTCTCTTCCCTCCCTAAATGGACTGCCTGGGCCGGACGGGGGCGGGGCGGCCCCATGTACGTGATCTCGCCGCCCCGATCTCCGGAACCCGGCCCCAGCTCCACCTCGAGATCAGAGGCGGAGACGATCCCGGGGTCGTGCTCCACTGCGATCACCGTGTTCCTTTGGGCCTTGAGGTCCTTCATGAGCCCGAGGATCCGGACCTTGTCCATGGGATGAAGACCACCCGTGGGCTCGTCCAGGACGTAGAGGGTCTCAGAAAGCTCGGTCCCGATGGCGCGGGAGATGGCAACCCGGGCCACCTCGCCGCCTGACAGGGTCCGGGACTGGCGATCAAGGGTGAGGTAGTCGAGCCCGGAACGCAAAAGGGTCCGAAGACGGCTGAAGAGGTCATCCACGAGCTGACGGACGGCCGGATCGTAGCCTGACTTCGACCTGAGCCCCTCCACCCACGAAAGGGCACCTTTGATATCGAGGGAATAGAAATCGAAGATCCTTAGACCATTGAGGCGGTACCAGCCCGTCTCGGGCCGAAACCGGCTGCCACCGCACTCCGGACAGGTGTGATAGGCCCGGTAACGGGAAAGGAGGATTCGGATATGGGACTTGTAGCGCTTGGTCTCCAGATACTCGAAGACGGCATTGACACCTCCCCAGCCTTCCTGTCCGAAAAGGATACCTCTTTGCACATCCTCGGGCAGATCGCGCCAGGGGCGATCCGTCGGAATCCCTTTATTCCGGCACCACTCCATGAGCTCCGCCTTTTCCTCCTCCCAGTTCTCAAA
This window harbors:
- a CDS encoding DUF1684 domain-containing protein, with protein sequence MTAYSRFMSRLIPFCLSGALAGCAPSASFAPLSVDPDSYREQVIEYRHQKDTFFRESERSPIPAAKRDSFTGLEYFPPDPRYRVIGRLKPAEKPRHVVAAGHAGDAEKLVSLGDIAFTLDGTPVEFEVWQKGNDRPMVIFRDGTSGRETYGTGRYVDLEPAGDGLYIIDFNFAYNPYCAYDPARYLCPLPPPGNVLAVPVRAGEMLWKGESSHE
- a CDS encoding alginate export family protein; the protein is MDSEALFYKSRTSRYEEDPELYLGFVEFKNILNQNINLKIGRQRLDYGDFRVLGLCDWVNVGPYLWDAVLFSKRFENGFVDMFYGQTSYQEEKYFSLTRRHWYEGAGIYSHFQLPKGMPYIALEPFFLSKRDDHDDYRVSSTSAWGDLDDFYYGARSYGRDLYGFDYDVTYVKEFGDYGTSDIDAYHLNGRVGYNFKTIPARPRFSIGYTSSSGDDPDTADYERYGTAFGVWGAAYGQEYNMFSFTNFDDRQASLELFPHDGLVIEFHYHDYKLNEKADKWRSLTNTGALGDDVGNVLECEVKYRHDKQNSFSVQGGWFWPGSYAERRTGFDEPASWFLVEYTLNLSVGLIK
- a CDS encoding TIGR00725 family protein produces the protein MEGAKRRIGVIGAGICPPEIADIARHVGELIASRGGILYCGGLGGVMEAAARGASEAGGLTVGILPGSKASDANPFITVPVVTGMGHARNVILVRSSEAIIALPGSHGTLSEIALALKMWKPVVGLGAWEDLPGVYVAKDPEDAVEQAFSFVDRP
- a CDS encoding 2-hydroxyacyl-CoA dehydratase family protein, encoding MNKTHEAMWKALDLDLSAHEALLTVLGRFYNDIYLSQSGRLKGMEYLDFVMREVHGLRIREIQEAKSAGRKVIGLFCVFVPEELILALDGVCIGLCAGAEAGFDAAERYLPRNTCPLIKSFFGFRLARLCPYTSSCDLVIGETTCDGKKKAYELFGEFQPTYVMEVPQSKSAAARALFRTEMDRLRKAIEDLTGKGLEPGKLRNAIKLVNRRRRALNRLAALRAAEPAPISGRDALLINQVAFYDDPVRFTETVERLCSELEERVQKGEGVVPPRTKRILLSGCPMAVPNWKLPYVIESSGAVIVGEESCVGARHTRDLVSEEAETVDGMLDALCDRYLKIDCATFTPNPERLDNIVRMARELHADGVIHYALQFCQPYAIESKKVEDRLAAEGIPFLRIDTGYSLEDMEPLKTRVEAFLETIGEE
- the uvrA gene encoding excinuclease ABC subunit UvrA, whose amino-acid sequence is MQPTISLRGLSLHNLKAIDVDLPTGLMITITGPSGAGKSSLALDTLYAEAQRRYIETFSPYARQFLERLPRPPARAIENLPAAIAISQANPVRSARSTVGTLAEITYPTRHLFFRAAQLFCPGCGRPVLDQAPGDVASLLEQKKEEGQEGVAVITARVPSGRISELVAAGYFRELVGQEVRELSPAGWGRSGDVELVIDRIPLASAVSARIADSVEQAYGIGGGRLAVHMPDGEVIRASRGRHCPECDRSFPSPNPNLFSFNSPVGACPRCQGFGRILSIDWDLVVPDPSLTLAQGAIRPFENWEEEKAELMEWCRNKGIPTDRPWRDLPEDVQRGILFGQEGWGGVNAVFEYLETKRYKSHIRILLSRYRAYHTCPECGGSRFRPETGWYRLNGLRIFDFYSLDIKGALSWVEGLRSKSGYDPAVRQLVDDLFSRLRTLLRSGLDYLTLDRQSRTLSGGEVARVAISRAIGTELSETLYVLDEPTGGLHPMDKVRILGLMKDLKAQRNTVIAVEHDPGIVSASDLEVELGPGSGDRGGEITYMGPPRPRPAQAVHLGREERRPPSSRRISLCGVRANNLAGIHVSFPVNRITTVTGVSGSGKSTLVEGVLYRALLRAKGVPTEPPGPFDSIIGVEYVRDVVLVDQSPLGRTPRACPASYLHALDGIRRLLAETREARGLGLGPGAFSFNSAAGRCEACKGQGSEVIEMQFLPDITLPCPVCHGTRFSRKVLSVRWEGLTIHDILELTIDEAAERFSHLSGISWPLGVAIDLGLGHLRLGQPVNTLSGGEAQRLKLARFLAKGIKKDDLFILDEPSRGLSCQETDLVVQAMRRITHSGGTVVAVEHDLSVVMASDWVIDLGPGGGDQGGRVVYEGPPEGLSACPASLTGAVLRKGHVEPEAPSASAVSPVEDRILIQGARHHNLKDITVSIPKGRFVVVTGVSGSGKSSLAFDIVFAEGQRRYVEGLSSYMRQFIRLYERPDVDRIQGLTPTVAIEQRTSAAGPKSTVATLTEIAHYLRLLYARVSSPVCPSCGRQMASMDEEILVQELVSALRNRGAILLAPRVRRRKGWHQPELDAALRAGVRRVRIDGEMYRIPPIPRLSRFGEHTIEWVMTDIARNDPPESLARRAMAAGDGDVIIIEADGRESFVSRRWSCPECRIGLPEPDPLLFSFNTKAGACPRCAGMGMDPETEEVCPECSGTRLAPEARVWRIAGQGIAEFCALEVDEALKVLEGWLEERPWPRRLDEAAAPLVSAAISRLGFLSNVGLGYLSLDRAGDTLSGGEAQRIRLAAQIGSGLTGLTIVLDEPTIGLHPRDNRRLLDSLRTLCDRGNTVLVVEHDEETIREADWIVDLGPGGGTGGGYVVAQGTYAEILANPASETGRAFADPALGRLRERVRGPSSWIHLRGASCNNISRMDLSIPLGVFVCVTGVSGSGKSTLVSRILAPTVEARIGSPTSPPVRCEVAEGVDAVSRLAVVDHSPIGRTPRSCPATYVGILGAIRELFAQVPAARGRGFGPSRFSFNTEEGRCPACAGQGSQKISLGFLPDVYITCDECGGRRYEPATLEIAWRGKDISQILEMTFEEARNFFSPVPFLFRTISLVCELGLGYLTLGQPSPTLSGGEAQRLKIVRELAHPGRGMTLYLLDEPTTGLHRRDVARLVDHLSRLVDAGNSVVVIEHNLDVMKAADWIIDLGPQGGRQGGKVLFSGPVREFLASDVPSATRDALLRSLERKKDNDR
- a CDS encoding acyl-CoA dehydratase activase, which produces MITAGLDIGSRTIELVVLDENRPVFTRRSETSFDYLEQVRELLSETEYDRILVTGYGRHLVAREFGMGHVTEIKAHATGVHHLVPEARTILDIGGQDTKVISLDEQGRVVAFEMNDRCSAGTGRFFEVMAQALACRIGEFGDLALSGCNRLYISSMCTVFAETEVVALRARGEAPEDVARAVVVSVVHRVSSMIRRVGLREKAVFCGGVARNKAVVQILAQELGCGLFVPEAPDFTGAMGAAILARGS